CGTAGCGGTCGTCGGCGGCGGTGCCGGCGGTGCGCAGCGGCCCGTCCAGGCCGTAGTGGATCGGCCGGACGTCGGGGGAGGGCCAGGTGTCGTCGCCGGTCCAGCGGGTGCCGATCCGGCTGCGCAGGGCGGGCTCCTTGGCGGCGCCGGTGTCGATGCCGCGCAGCCAGTGGTCCCACCAGCGCAGGGTCTCGGGCAGGACGTCCTCGGGCAGACCGTGCGGCCAGGGGCCGATCACGGCGCGTGCGGTGGGGGATTCGGCGAGCAGGCGCAGGACGAAGGAGCAGGACGGGTCGTCCCAGGCGGAGATCGCGAGCACCGGCGCGGAGACCGGCACGGTGCTGTCGCCGGCGGCGAGCCAGGCGTCGACGGGCGGCTCCAGGGCCTCCATGCGGGCCAGCCAGCGGCTGCGCCAGGCGTCGCCGACGTGGCGCGGGTCCGGGGGCAGGGCGGCGTCGGCCACGAGGGCGGTGAGCCGGGTGTGCAGGTCGGCGGCGAGTACGGCGCCGCCGAGCCGGTGGCCGCCTTCGGGGCAGGCGGTGACCACGGCGCCGACGGTGTCCGGGGCCCGGGCGGCCAGCCGCAGTGCGGTGGTGCCGGCGGCACCGGTGCCGAGCAGGCCGACCCGGCCGGTGGACCAGGGGCGGCGGGCGAGCCAGTCGACGACGGCGGCGCCGTCGGCCAGCTCCTGCTCGCCGCCGGGCTCGCCGGGGGTGCCGTCGGAGTTGCCGTGTCCGCGGGTGTCGACCCGCAGGGCGGCGTAGCCGTGGCCGGCGTACCAGGGGTGGCGGCGGGCGTCCTCGGCGGCGGTGCGGTCGGTGAGGCGGCCGGCGGAGTACTCCAGCAGGGCGGGGACGGGTTCGTCGCCGACCGGCCGCCACAGCCGGGCGGCCAGCCGGGTGCCGTCGGGCAGCGGGATGCGGACGTCCTCGCGGGTGGTGTGGAAGGGGTACGACGGCATGGCCGCTCCCATCGGGTCCCGGGCCGGGTGGGCGCCGGCGGGCCCGCGGCGGGGACGGGGCACCCGTACCCGCCGCGGGCGTCGGCATTCCGACCCTAGGGGAGGAACCGGCCGTTTTCCTGGCGAGGGCCGCGCGCGAGGGCCCCGCGGCTTTCCCGGCGAGGGCCCCGCGGCGGTCAGGCCTTGCTCAGCCAGGCGGTGGCGTTGAGGGCGAGGGCGGCGTCGGTGCCGGCCGGGTCGTCCCAGCCGTTGTAGAGGGTGTTGCCGGACTGGCCGGTGCCGTCGTCGATCGGGGAGCTGTCGCCCCAGACGGCGACCCGGCCGGAGCCGAAGGTGCTGGTGACGAAGAAGGCGCCGGTGTTGCCGCTGTAGCCGGTCCGGTAGACCAGGCCCTTGACCGAGGGGTTGTCGGCGGGCTTGAGGGTGAAGGTGGTGCCGTTGCGCAGGATCGAGCCGGTGACGG
The genomic region above belongs to Streptomyces sp. 1331.2 and contains:
- a CDS encoding CocE/NonD family hydrolase, which codes for MPSYPFHTTREDVRIPLPDGTRLAARLWRPVGDEPVPALLEYSAGRLTDRTAAEDARRHPWYAGHGYAALRVDTRGHGNSDGTPGEPGGEQELADGAAVVDWLARRPWSTGRVGLLGTGAAGTTALRLAARAPDTVGAVVTACPEGGHRLGGAVLAADLHTRLTALVADAALPPDPRHVGDAWRSRWLARMEALEPPVDAWLAAGDSTVPVSAPVLAISAWDDPSCSFVLRLLAESPTARAVIGPWPHGLPEDVLPETLRWWDHWLRGIDTGAAKEPALRSRIGTRWTGDDTWPSPDVRPIHYGLDGPLRTAGTAADDRYVHVRSPQHTGLNAGAYVPRGRPADQPPDQREEDGRSVCFDSQPLPEPVELLGAPTVRLRLREGGPAPLVVVRLCAVGPDGTSELVTRGVLVADGPDAEVELAACARTIPAGHRLRLAFSSVYWPWVWPPARTTGYALDPSRSTLSLPVRHLAADVGAAPVTFETPTLPEPLDIHLTEPLTARPERLTVHDIGRHEWRTELSPATDGTRTHPDGLVRDEHTVTAYRILTDTPLSAQARTDHTVRLERPDIGWDVTVQTRTQLRCDAGHFLSIVQLRALEAGSVVFTREWQHRVAREGS